A single Gemmatimonadota bacterium DNA region contains:
- a CDS encoding N-acetyltransferase: MTGPVVHESAYVDEGAVIGDGTRVWHFCHVLGGAVIGARCSLGQNVVVMNGTRIGDNVKIQNNVSIYEGVELEDDVFCGPSMVFTNVVNPRSHVSRKDEYRRTLVRRGASIGANATVVCGSTLGAYCFIGAGAVVTKDVPAYALMTGVPARRTGWMCACGVKLPSGTAPLRCTACGSTYESADGGIRPTAEADR, translated from the coding sequence GTGACCGGGCCGGTGGTGCACGAATCGGCGTACGTCGACGAGGGTGCCGTGATCGGCGACGGGACGCGGGTCTGGCACTTCTGCCATGTCCTCGGCGGCGCGGTGATCGGCGCACGCTGCTCGCTCGGGCAGAACGTCGTCGTGATGAACGGGACTCGGATCGGCGACAACGTGAAGATCCAGAACAACGTCTCGATCTACGAGGGCGTCGAGCTCGAGGACGATGTGTTCTGCGGACCCTCGATGGTGTTCACGAACGTCGTGAACCCGCGGAGCCACGTGAGCCGGAAGGACGAGTATCGGCGGACGCTGGTGCGACGCGGGGCGAGCATCGGCGCGAATGCGACGGTCGTGTGCGGCAGCACGCTCGGGGCGTACTGCTTCATCGGCGCGGGCGCCGTGGTGACGAAGGATGTTCCGGCGTATGCACTGATGACCGGGGTCCCCGCGCGCCGGACCGGTTGGATGTGTGCCTGCGGCGTGAAGCTGCCCTCGGGGACGGCGCCGCTCCGATGCACGGCGTGCGGGTCCACGTATGAGTCCGCGGACGGCGGGATCCGTCCCACCGCCGAGGCGGATCGATGA